The genomic interval TATTAACAAATCGCAGCCAATAATTGAACATTCGTTGAGACAAAACCACATCCCTTATATACCAAAAAATTTCTACAGTACCCTACATGCCTGAATACCACATCAGGATTCAGGACATACAGCCCAAGGACAGGCCCCAGGAGAGGCTATTAAAAAACGGTGCTGCTGTGCTATCAGACTCAGAACTCCTGGCAATCATCCTGCGCACAGGTACCAAAGGCGAGAATGTCCTGAACCTGTGCACCCGGATACTCTCAACCTATAACATCCAGCAATTGAGCCGTGCTTCCCCCACCAAGCTGCAGGAGGTACATGGTGTGGGAGTAGCTAAAGCCAGCCAGATAGCAGCCATGTTCGAATTGAACCGCAGGCTTGAGACCTTCACTGAAGAAGAAAAGACCAGGATAAGCAGTCCTGAGGCCGCTTACAATCACATCTATCCAAAAGTCAGGGAGCAGAAAAAAGAATTCTTTATTGCACTGCACTTGGACACCAAGAATAACCTCATCAGGGAAGAGACAGTATCAGTGGGCAGCTTAAATGCAAATATAGTCCACCCCAGGGAAGTATTCAAGACCGCAATCCAGGAAAGTGCGGCCGCCATCATTGTTGCTCACAATCATCCCAGTGGAGACCCTTCACCCAGCCAGAACGACATCGACATC from Methanosarcinales archaeon carries:
- the radC gene encoding DNA repair protein RadC, which gives rise to MPEYHIRIQDIQPKDRPQERLLKNGAAVLSDSELLAIILRTGTKGENVLNLCTRILSTYNIQQLSRASPTKLQEVHGVGVAKASQIAAMFELNRRLETFTEEEKTRISSPEAAYNHIYPKVREQKKEFFIALHLDTKNNLIREETVSVGSLNANIVHPREVFKTAIQESAAAIIVAHNHPSGDPSPSQNDIDITRKLIETGRVVGIEVYDHIIIGNGRFISLKEQNLI